Within the Staphylococcus argenteus genome, the region GTGTTTTCTTCTTGTTTGAATGTCATTCTTTCATTTAAAGTTCTTGATAATTCACCTTTAGGACCTTTAACAGTTACATGATTTCCATCAAAAGTTACTGTTACGTCACTAGGAATGTCAATAATTTTCTTACCAACACGACTCATGTTATGGCACCTCCTTATTTTTTATTACCAAACGTATGCGATAATTTCTCCACCAACATTACGTTTTCTTGCTTCTTTATCAGTGATTACACCTTCAGAAGTTGATACTAATGCGATACCTAAACCATTTAATACTTTAGGCATTTCGCTAGCTTTTGCATAAACACGTAAACCTGGTTTTGAAATACGTTTTAATCCTGTGATAACACGCTCATCGTTTTGACCATATTTTAAGAATAAACGAAGTACACCTTGTTTATCATCTTCTACGTATTCAACATTTTTAATGAAACCTTCACTCTTTAAGATTTCAGCAATTTCTTTTTTGATATTTGATGCAGGTAATTCTAATTTCTCGTGACGCACCATGTTTGCGTTTCTTACACGAGTAAGCATATCTGCGATTGGATCTGTCATTGTCATTGATTGTTGCCTCCTTTCAGACTCTTTTTTATTACCAGCTAGCTTTACGAACGCCAGGGATTTGGCCTTTGTAAGCTAATTCACGGAAACAAATACGGCATAATTTAAATTTACGATATACAGAATGTGGACGGCCACAACGTTCACAACGAGTGTATTCACGAACTGCATATTTTTGTTTTTTTTGTTGCTTAGCAACCATTGAAGTTTTAGCCACTTAATTAGCCTCCTTTAAATAATTATTTACGGAATGGCATACCGAAGTTAGCTAACAATTCACGAGCTTCTTCATCAGTGTTAGCAGTAGTTACGATAACAATATCCATTCCTCTAACTTTACTTACTTTATCATAGTCGATTTCTGGGAAAATTAATTGTTCTTTAACACCTAAAGTGTAGTTACCGCGTCCGTCAAATGCTTTTTTAGAAACACCTTGGAAGTCACGTACACGTGGTAATGATACTGAAATTAATTTGTCTAAGAATTCATACATTCTTTCACCGCGAAGTGTTACTTTCGCACCGATTGGCATACCTTCACGTAAACGGAAAGTCGCGATTGATTTTTTAGCTTTAGTTACTAATGGTTTTTGACCAGTGATTAATTCTAATTCTTCAACAGCATTGTCTAATACTTTAGAATTTTGTACTGCGTCACCTACACCCATGTTCACAACGATTTTATCTATTTTTGGTACTTCCATCACTGAACTATAATTGAATTTTTTCATTAAGCTTTCAGTAACTTCAGTATTAAACTTTTCTTTTAAACGGTTCAAAGTGGGATCCTCCTTTCAACTTGTTATTAATTATTAGTTTTGATTTCTTCGCCAGATTTTTTAGCGATACGAACTTTTTTACCATCAACAAATTTGTAACCTACACGTGTTGGTTCATTTGTTTTAGGGTCTAATAATTGTACATTAGAAACATGGATTGCTGCCTCTGTTTCTAAGATTCCACCTTCAGGATTTAATTGAGTTGGTTTTTGGTGTTTTTTCATAATGTTAACACCTTCCACAACGACACGGTCTTTTTTAGGTAGAGTAGCGATTACTTTACCTTCTTTACCTTTGTCTTTACCTGCGATAACTTTAACGTTGTCACCTTTTTTGATATGCATGTGGGCACCTCCTTATTTGTATTGGTTGTTATTTATTAAAGTACTTCTGGTGCTAATGATACGATTTTCATGAAGTTACCTTCACGTAATTCACGAGCAACAGGTCCGAAGATACGAGTACCACGTGGGCCTTTGTCATCACGAATGATAACACATGCATTTTCATCAAATTTAATATATGAACCGTCATTACGACGAACACCTGACTTAGTACGTACGATTACAGCTTTGACAACGTCACCTTTTTTAACAACGCCACCTGGTGTTGCATTTTTAACAGTACATACGATAACATCGCCGATGTTTGCTGTTTTACGACCAGATCCACCTAATACTTTGATTGTAAGAACTTCACGAGCACCAGAGTTGTCTGCTACTTTCAAGCGTGTTTCTTGTTGGATCATTAGTTAAACCTCCCTTATCTCTAAACTTGTATTAAATAATTACTGACTCTTCAACAATCTCTACTAAACGAAAACGTTTTGTTGCTGATAAAGGACGAGTTTCTTGAATTTTAACAATGTCTCCTAATTTAGCTGAATTGTTTTCATCATGAGTTTTGTATTTTTTAGAGTATTTTACTCGTTTACCGTATAATTTGTGTGTTTTGTAAGTTTCAACAAGTACTGTGATAGTCTTGTCCATTTTGTCTGAAACAACTTTACCTACATAAACTTTACGATCGTTTCTTTCGCTCACTTTTGTAACCTCCTCTTACTTAATTATTGATTAGCCTTACTTTGTTCAATTTCTCTTTCACGAGCAACAGTTTTTAGACGTGCAATCGTTTTTCTTACTGTACGAATACGTGCAGTTTCTTCTAATTGACCTGTAGCTAACTGAAAGCGTAGGTTAAAAAGCTCTTCTTTTGAAGATTTGATTTGTTCTTCGATTTCTGAAGTGGTTAAGTCTCTAATTTCCTTAGCTTTCATTTGTTTCACCACCCAATTCCTCACGTTTTACAAACTTAGTTTTTACTGGAAGTTTGTGACTTGCTAAACGTAGTGCTTCACGCGCAACTTCTTCAGATACGCCAGCAACTTCGAATAAAATTCTACCTGGTTTAACAACTGCGATCCAGCCTTCAACCGCACCTTTACCAGCACCCATACGTACTTCTAAAGGTTTTTTAGTATATGGTGTATGTGGGAAGATTTTAATCCAAACTTTCCCGCCACGTTTCATGTAACGTGTCATTGCTATACGAGCAGATTCGATTTGACGAGATGTGATCCAAGACGTTGTAGTTGCTTGTAAACCAAACTCACCAAATGTTACGTAGTTACCGCCTTTAGAACGACCAGTTGTTTTAGGACGATGTTGACGACGATATTTTACACGTTTTGGTAGTAACATTATTATTTTCCTCCTCCACTAGTGTTCTTAGTAGGAAGAACTTCTCCACGATAGATCCATACTTTAACGCCTAATTTACCGTAAGTAGTGTCAGCTTCAGCATGTGCATAATCGATGTCAGCACGTAATGTATGAAGTGGAACAGTTCCTTCTGAATATTGTTCAGCACGAGCGATATCAGCTCCGCCTAAACGACCAGATACTTGAGTTTTGATACCTTTAGCACCAAGTTTCATAGCTCTAGTAATTGCTTGTTTTTGTACACGACGGAATGAAGCACGGTTTTCTAATTGACGTGCGATATTTTCTGCTACTAAACGAGCATCAAGATCAACTTTTTTGATTTCAATTACGTTGATGTGTACTTTTTTATCAGTTAACGCATTTAATTTGTTGCGTAATTTTTCGATTTCTGAACCGCCTTTACCAATTACCATACCAGGTTTACCAGTATGAATTGCAATGTTGATACGGTTTGCAGCACGTTCAATCTCTACGTGAGATACTGATGCTTCTTTTAATTCATTATCAATAAATTTACGGATTTTTAAATCTTCGTGTAAAAGTGAAGCGAAGTCTTTTTCAGCGTACCATTTAGCTTCCCAATCACGGATAATACCAACACGAAGTCCGATTGGATTAATTTTTTGACCCACAGTATTCCCTCCTTAAAAGTTAATTAAGCTTCTTTAGCTTCTTCTTTACCGTCACTTACGACGATTGTAATGTGGCTTGTACGTTTGTTAATCGCACTTGCACGACCTTGCGCACGTGGACGGAAACGTTTTAATGTTGGTCCTTCGTTAGCATATGCTTCTTTAACAACTAATTCATCTGTGTTCATGTCATAGTTATGTTCAGCATTAGCTAAAGCGGACATTAATACTTTTTCAATTACTGGTGATGAAGCTTTGTTTGTTAATTTTAAAATTGCAATAGCTTCAGCAGCATTTTTACCTCTGATTAAGTCAAGAACTAATCTTACTTTACGAGGTGCGATTCTTATTGTTCTAGCAACCGCTTTTGCTTCCATTAGGATGTCCTCCTCTACTTAATAAATGTTATCTTCTTGTTTTCTTGTCGTCTGCAACGTGTCCTTTGAATGTACGAGTAGGAGCAAACTCACCTAATTTATGACCTACCATATCTTCAGTTACATATACAGGTACGTGTTTACGTCCGTCGTATACTGCAAAAGTATGTCCGATGAAATTAGGGAAAATTGTAGAACGACGTGACCATGTTTTGATTACTTGTTTCTTTTCGCTTCCTTCTTGAGCTTCAACTTTTTTCATTAAATGCTCATCGACGAAAGGTCCTTTTTTAATACTACGAGCCATTTGGGCGCCTCCCTTCTTATTATGTGCGTGCAGCTTTAAGCCGCACACCCAAATAAGTTGATTATATTATTTTTTCTTACGTCCACGAACGATAAGTTTGTCTGATGATTTTTTACCACGACGAGTTTTCTTACCAAGCGTAGGTTTACCCCATGGTGACATTGGAGATGGTCTACCGATAGGAGCACGACCTTCACCACCACCGTGTGGGTGATCGTTAGGGTTCATTACAGAACCACGAACTGTAGGACGGATACCTTTCCATCTTGAACGTCCGGCTTTACCAACGTTTACTAATTCGTGTTGTAGGTTACCAACTTGACCGATTGTTGCACGGCAAGTAGATAAGATCATACGAACTTCACCAGATCTTAATCTGATTAATACGTATTTACCTTCTTTACCAAGTACTTGAGCACTTGCACCAGCTGAACGAGCAATTTGTCCACCTTTTCCAGGTTTAAGCTCGATGTTGTGTACTACTGTACCAACTGGAATGTTTTGTAATGGTAATGCGTTACCAACTTTGATGTCAGCTTCTGCACCACTTTCAACGATTTGACCTACTTCTAATCCTTTAGGAGCAATGATATATCGTTTTTCACCGTCTGCATATACAACTAATGCAATGTTTGCTGAACGGTTTGGATCATATTGAATAGAATCAACTTTAGCATTGATACCATCTTTGTTACGTTTGAAATCGATAACACGGTATTGACGTTTGTGTCCACCACCATGGTGTCTTACAGTCAATTTACCTTGGTTGTTACGTCCCGCTTTTTTCGGTAGCGGTTTTAATAATGACTTTTCAGGTGTAGTTTTCGTGATTTCAGCGAAATCTAACGAAGTCATATTACGACGACCATTTGTTATTGGCTTATACTTTTTAATAGCCATTGTCGCTTACCTCCTTAATGGTAATTGGTTTATTAGTTAAATAAGTCGATTGAACCTTCTTTAAGTTTTACAATCGCTTTTCTTCTTTTGTTTGTATAGCCTTGGTAACGGCCCATACGTTTTTTCTTAGGTTTGTAATTCATGATATTAACACTTGCAACTTTTACGTTGAAGATTTCTTCAACTGCCATTTTCACTTGTGTTTTGTTAACACGAGTGTCAACGTCGAAAGTGTATTTGTCTTCAGCCATTGCTTCAGAAGATTTCTCAGTGATTACGGGGCGCTTAAGAATATCTCTTGCTTCCATTATCCGAGCACCTCCTCAACTTTTTTAGCAGCAGCTTCAGTGATTACTAAGCTGTCAGCATTAGTGATATCTAATACATTTAAACCTTGAGCAGTTGTTACTTGAACACCAGGGATGTTACGTGCTGATAATTCAACATTTACATCTTCGTTTTCAGTAACTACTAATACTTTTTTAGGTTGTTCTAATGTAGTTAATACATTTTTGAATTCTTTAGTTTTTGGAGCTTCAAAGTTGAATGCGTCAACTACAGTTAAGCCGTTCTCTTGAACTTTGAAAGATAATGCTGAGCGTAAAGCTAAACGACGCATTTTCTTTGGCATTTTGTATGCATAACTTCTTGGAGTTGGTCCGAATACGATACCACCACCACGCCATTGTGGAGCACGGATTGTACCTTGACGAGCACGACCTGTTCCTTTTTGCTTCCATGGTTTACGTCCGCCACCACTTACTGCTGAACGATTCTTAACAGCATGTGTACCTTGACGTAATGAAGCACGTTGTAAATGAATAGCTTCGAAAAGAACGCTATTATTTGGCTCAATACCGAATACTGCATCGCTTAATTCGATTGAACCTGATTTAGTTCCGTCTAATTTTAAAACATCATAATTAGCCATTATGCATTTCCTCCTTTCACTTCTTATTATTTATTACCTTTTTTGATTGAAGTTCTGATTTCTACTAAACCTTTTTTAGGTCCAGGTACGTTACCTTTTACTAAGATAACTTTGTTTTCTGTGTCAACTTGAACTACTTCTAAGTTTTGAACAGTTACTGTGTTTCCACCCATACGTCCTGGCATTTTTTGGCCTTTAAATACTCTTGAAGCATCTGAAGCCATACCTACAGAACCTGGTGCTCTGTGGAAATGAGAACCGTGTGACATAGGTCCACGAGATTGTCCGTGGCGTTTAATTGCACCTTGGAAACCTTTACCTTTTGATACGCCTGTTACGTCAATTACGTCGCCAGCTACAAAAGTATCTACTGAGACTTCTTGACCTACTTCGTAAGCATCCACGTCTACATTGCGGAATTCACGAATGAAGCGCTTAGGTGCTGCGTCAGCTTTTTTAGCGTGACCTTCAGCTGGTTTATTAGCATATTTATTAGATTTTGCATCTTTTTTGTATGCTTTTTTGTCTTCAAATCCAACTTGGATTGCGTTGTATCCATCAACTTCAACAGTTTTCTTTTGTAATACAACATTTTCTTTAGCTTCTACTACTGTTACAGGGATTAATTCACCGTTTTCTCCGAATACTTGTGTCATCCCAATTTTTCTTCCTAAGATTCCTTTGGTCATCGAAAGTCCACCTCCTAAAATTGTCTATTATAATTTGATTTCGATGTCTACACCAGATGGTAAGTTTAAGCCCATTAAAGCGTCAACTGTTTTTGGTGTTGGGTTTACAATATCGATTAAACGTTTGTGTGTACGTTGTTCGAATTGTTCACGTGAATCTTTATACTTATGCACGGCACGGATGATTGTGTATACTGATTTCTCAGTTGGTAACGGAATTGGTCCAGAAACATCTGCACCAGAACGTTTCGCTGTTTCTACAATCTTCTCAGCTGATTGATCAATCACGCGGTGATCATAAGCTTTTAATCTGATTCTGATTTTTTGTTTTGCCATAATTTTCCCTCCTTATTCGTCTACATTTAGTGATAGACTTCTCCACGAAAACTATCTTACACAGCGCCATGGCAAAGCGGCCGGGTGTGTCAGTAACCTTTCGCTTCATCGCTTTTCTTAAAGTCCAACGTTAGTTATGTTACACGAAAAACATCGATAAATCAAGGCTTTTCACATAATTTTTCTATCTGTCTAACACATACTTTTATATTTTACTTTATATACAAAGCCAGTTCAACTATTTTCGGGATATTTTTTATTTCTTCTTTTGTTGTAAAATGCTATCTTGAATCATTTTATTATTATCATTGAAAATTATTCTATATAATTAGACATAAGGATGGTGGTGAAAGAATATGAAGAATGGACCAAAATTAACTTTAGCGATTATAGGTATCTTTTTAATATTATGCGAGTTTTTCTATGGGATACCATTTTTAGGTGCAGCCTTTATTTTGAGTTTTGGATGGCAACCATTAACATTTAATGCGTTACTTTATTTAATTCTTACTATTATATTATTAGTAAATAGACAAAACGCTATTAGACCTATTGTTATTATTCCTTTAATAGGTCTTGCAGGTAGCTTTTTAGCAATTATCCCTTTCTTAGGCATATTAATTCATTGGGTTTTATTTTTCCTAATGATTTTATTTGTGGCAGTAGTTCTATCAGCACCAACATATATACCTAATAAAAACGCACGTGTTATTTATACACAATACAAGGATGGGCATAAAGAGTAACAATTTCATTTAAAGCTTAAATTGCTGTATATAATATAGAAGAAACGCGTCCAACTATTTTGCATAAATGCTTCTTTATATACAGTGCAACCGTGTATTGATACCTATTAATCACTATATCAATTTTTTGTACTAGCGCTTAGTAAATATGTTTGTTAACACAGAATAAAAACGACTCCCCAGTAATTTGGGAAGTCGTTTTATTTTGTCATGATTTAGCCATGAACGAATATAAAGTAAAGAATGAATAACACCATTAAAACGTACATTATTGGATGTACTTCTTTATGTTTTTTAGAAATAAGCATTGTAATTGGATAGAAAATAAATCCACATGCAATACCAGTAGCAATTGAATATGATAAAGGCATCATAATAATTGTAATGAAAGCTGGTACTGCCACTTCAAAACT harbors:
- the rpsH gene encoding 30S ribosomal protein S8 — encoded protein: MTMTDPIADMLTRVRNANMVRHEKLELPASNIKKEIAEILKSEGFIKNVEYVEDDKQGVLRLFLKYGQNDERVITGLKRISKPGLRVYAKASEMPKVLNGLGIALVSTSEGVITDKEARKRNVGGEIIAYVW
- a CDS encoding type Z 30S ribosomal protein S14; its protein translation is MAKTSMVAKQQKKQKYAVREYTRCERCGRPHSVYRKFKLCRICFRELAYKGQIPGVRKASW
- the rplE gene encoding 50S ribosomal protein L5, encoding MNRLKEKFNTEVTESLMKKFNYSSVMEVPKIDKIVVNMGVGDAVQNSKVLDNAVEELELITGQKPLVTKAKKSIATFRLREGMPIGAKVTLRGERMYEFLDKLISVSLPRVRDFQGVSKKAFDGRGNYTLGVKEQLIFPEIDYDKVSKVRGMDIVIVTTANTDEEARELLANFGMPFRK
- the rplX gene encoding 50S ribosomal protein L24; the protein is MHIKKGDNVKVIAGKDKGKEGKVIATLPKKDRVVVEGVNIMKKHQKPTQLNPEGGILETEAAIHVSNVQLLDPKTNEPTRVGYKFVDGKKVRIAKKSGEEIKTNN
- the rplN gene encoding 50S ribosomal protein L14, with the translated sequence MIQQETRLKVADNSGAREVLTIKVLGGSGRKTANIGDVIVCTVKNATPGGVVKKGDVVKAVIVRTKSGVRRNDGSYIKFDENACVIIRDDKGPRGTRIFGPVARELREGNFMKIVSLAPEVL
- the rpsQ gene encoding 30S ribosomal protein S17, whose translation is MSERNDRKVYVGKVVSDKMDKTITVLVETYKTHKLYGKRVKYSKKYKTHDENNSAKLGDIVKIQETRPLSATKRFRLVEIVEESVII
- the rpmC gene encoding 50S ribosomal protein L29; the protein is MKAKEIRDLTTSEIEEQIKSSKEELFNLRFQLATGQLEETARIRTVRKTIARLKTVAREREIEQSKANQ
- the rplP gene encoding 50S ribosomal protein L16, encoding MLLPKRVKYRRQHRPKTTGRSKGGNYVTFGEFGLQATTTSWITSRQIESARIAMTRYMKRGGKVWIKIFPHTPYTKKPLEVRMGAGKGAVEGWIAVVKPGRILFEVAGVSEEVAREALRLASHKLPVKTKFVKREELGGETNES
- the rpsC gene encoding 30S ribosomal protein S3; translation: MGQKINPIGLRVGIIRDWEAKWYAEKDFASLLHEDLKIRKFIDNELKEASVSHVEIERAANRINIAIHTGKPGMVIGKGGSEIEKLRNKLNALTDKKVHINVIEIKKVDLDARLVAENIARQLENRASFRRVQKQAITRAMKLGAKGIKTQVSGRLGGADIARAEQYSEGTVPLHTLRADIDYAHAEADTTYGKLGVKVWIYRGEVLPTKNTSGGGK
- the rplV gene encoding 50S ribosomal protein L22, which translates into the protein MEAKAVARTIRIAPRKVRLVLDLIRGKNAAEAIAILKLTNKASSPVIEKVLMSALANAEHNYDMNTDELVVKEAYANEGPTLKRFRPRAQGRASAINKRTSHITIVVSDGKEEAKEA
- the rpsS gene encoding 30S ribosomal protein S19: MARSIKKGPFVDEHLMKKVEAQEGSEKKQVIKTWSRRSTIFPNFIGHTFAVYDGRKHVPVYVTEDMVGHKLGEFAPTRTFKGHVADDKKTRR
- the rplB gene encoding 50S ribosomal protein L2, with translation MAIKKYKPITNGRRNMTSLDFAEITKTTPEKSLLKPLPKKAGRNNQGKLTVRHHGGGHKRQYRVIDFKRNKDGINAKVDSIQYDPNRSANIALVVYADGEKRYIIAPKGLEVGQIVESGAEADIKVGNALPLQNIPVGTVVHNIELKPGKGGQIARSAGASAQVLGKEGKYVLIRLRSGEVRMILSTCRATIGQVGNLQHELVNVGKAGRSRWKGIRPTVRGSVMNPNDHPHGGGEGRAPIGRPSPMSPWGKPTLGKKTRRGKKSSDKLIVRGRKKK
- the rplW gene encoding 50S ribosomal protein L23 encodes the protein MEARDILKRPVITEKSSEAMAEDKYTFDVDTRVNKTQVKMAVEEIFNVKVASVNIMNYKPKKKRMGRYQGYTNKRRKAIVKLKEGSIDLFN
- the rplD gene encoding 50S ribosomal protein L4 — encoded protein: MANYDVLKLDGTKSGSIELSDAVFGIEPNNSVLFEAIHLQRASLRQGTHAVKNRSAVSGGGRKPWKQKGTGRARQGTIRAPQWRGGGIVFGPTPRSYAYKMPKKMRRLALRSALSFKVQENGLTVVDAFNFEAPKTKEFKNVLTTLEQPKKVLVVTENEDVNVELSARNIPGVQVTTAQGLNVLDITNADSLVITEAAAKKVEEVLG
- the rplC gene encoding 50S ribosomal protein L3, which produces MTKGILGRKIGMTQVFGENGELIPVTVVEAKENVVLQKKTVEVDGYNAIQVGFEDKKAYKKDAKSNKYANKPAEGHAKKADAAPKRFIREFRNVDVDAYEVGQEVSVDTFVAGDVIDVTGVSKGKGFQGAIKRHGQSRGPMSHGSHFHRAPGSVGMASDASRVFKGQKMPGRMGGNTVTVQNLEVVQVDTENKVILVKGNVPGPKKGLVEIRTSIKKGNK
- the rpsJ gene encoding 30S ribosomal protein S10, giving the protein MAKQKIRIRLKAYDHRVIDQSAEKIVETAKRSGADVSGPIPLPTEKSVYTIIRAVHKYKDSREQFEQRTHKRLIDIVNPTPKTVDALMGLNLPSGVDIEIKL